The proteins below come from a single Candidatus Cloacimonadota bacterium genomic window:
- a CDS encoding glycosyltransferase family 9 protein yields GHIASCFRVKSLTIFGPGDEAQTAPFSPESRVVRNHISCAPCVGRKRIACEVECLKELKPETVFMEFCRL; encoded by the coding sequence AGGGCATATTGCTTCTTGTTTTAGAGTGAAAAGCCTTACTATTTTTGGTCCCGGCGATGAAGCACAGACCGCACCATTTTCCCCCGAGAGCAGGGTGGTAAGAAATCATATCAGCTGTGCCCCGTGTGTGGGCAGAAAGCGAATAGCCTGCGAGGTGGAGTGTTTGAAAGAGCTAAAACCCGAAACAGTATTTATGGAGTTTTGCAGGCTTTAA